Within Sporosarcina sp. PTS2304, the genomic segment CTCGCATATGTACATTCACTCCATCAGGGGGATGTTCATGCGATTCGTTATGAGTTATTAAACCAACGTAGAAACCCTCCTTTTTTAATTGGACTGGAGAAAATGAAAGACTTCACTGAAGTACGTAAAGTCGAATGTGAATAAAAAAACCTGCTAAAACAAGTCTATCTTGTTTTAGCGAGTCTTTTTACTTTATATGACGGATATCCGCAATTGTATCAGCAGTAACGAAATTCGTTTCCTGCACGAACCGAAGAATATTGCTAGCAATATATTCAGGTGTACTCAATAGTCCCTCTTTCTTATACGATATAAATTTTTGTAAATGAGGAAACTGTTTGTTTGATGCGGAGCGGATCGTTTCTTGCATACCTGTATCAATAATACCGGGCGCGATGGAAACAATGCCCGTTGGATAACGCAATTTCCTTTGTTCTTCAGCTACCACTCTAGAAAAGTGATCAAGACCTGCTTTTGTCGTACAGTAAATACTCCATCCTTCATATGGGGTACGACCTGCACCAGATGAAATATTCAACACTTTCTTTGTGCCTTCATACG encodes:
- a CDS encoding SDR family NAD(P)-dependent oxidoreductase; translated protein: MDVVIITGASKGIGQELYKQFQDAGSLVYGLARTNPNEWDRIEKVDVTNFIEATNVLRTVLNRHKEEAESFTLINNAGVIDPIGLVGALDSLEVERAIHVNLTAPIQLVNTFIETLESYEGTKKVLNISSGAGRTPYEGWSIYCTTKAGLDHFSRVVAEEQRKLRYPTGIVSIAPGIIDTGMQETIRSASNKQFPHLQKFISYKKEGLLSTPEYIASNILRFVQETNFVTADTIADIRHIK